The Trueperaceae bacterium genome has a window encoding:
- a CDS encoding DUF815 domain-containing protein: MTPPTTPSLFPALAAAPWWTPFLARREASAASVDLPVALAAAGHPDPAAAVAYTVMAHRTVLSPYAVGAVPSGLTALARAELWRLAETLRRVMEPSGAVGRNAAGVTLTDLASSPLEPVAQARVARLAQALLGADADALLDVYLGLLGEVGNGPASLHPALTWRDGNLEPLNYPDAPAWEELAGLDGPLTRLAANTEALLAGRPANDCLLYGARGSGKSTAVRGLVHRYAEGGLRLVEVAPATLEGLPRLLELLRPQPLKFVLFVDDLAFEGEDDAYRPLKSLLDGGLRRRPANTLVYATSNRRHLVRERLRDRPDPLDDDVHAWDTTQERLALADRFGLVITFPGADQRRYLELVRALAAARGLAVDADLVERALRFADWNNGLSGRTARQFVDSQ; the protein is encoded by the coding sequence ATGACGCCCCCGACGACCCCCTCGCTGTTCCCGGCGCTTGCCGCCGCCCCCTGGTGGACGCCCTTCCTGGCGCGCCGCGAGGCCAGCGCCGCCAGCGTCGACCTGCCCGTGGCGCTGGCCGCGGCCGGCCACCCCGACCCGGCCGCCGCCGTGGCGTACACGGTCATGGCCCACCGGACCGTGCTGAGTCCCTACGCCGTCGGTGCCGTGCCTTCGGGGCTGACCGCCCTGGCGCGCGCCGAGCTGTGGCGCCTCGCCGAGACGCTCAGGCGCGTGATGGAGCCCAGCGGCGCCGTGGGCCGTAACGCGGCCGGCGTCACGCTGACCGACCTGGCGTCGTCGCCGTTGGAGCCAGTGGCCCAGGCGCGCGTGGCCCGGCTGGCCCAGGCGCTCCTCGGTGCCGACGCCGACGCCCTCCTGGACGTCTACCTCGGGCTGCTGGGCGAGGTGGGGAACGGGCCGGCGAGCCTCCATCCCGCCCTGACCTGGCGCGACGGGAACCTCGAGCCGCTCAATTACCCCGACGCGCCGGCCTGGGAGGAGCTGGCGGGGCTGGATGGGCCGCTCACGCGCCTCGCCGCCAACACGGAGGCGTTGTTGGCGGGGCGACCGGCCAACGACTGCCTCCTGTACGGCGCGCGCGGCAGCGGCAAGTCGACCGCCGTGCGCGGCCTGGTGCACCGCTACGCCGAGGGGGGCCTGCGCCTCGTCGAGGTGGCGCCCGCGACGCTGGAGGGGCTCCCGCGACTGCTAGAACTGCTCAGGCCGCAGCCACTGAAGTTCGTGCTCTTCGTCGACGACCTTGCCTTCGAGGGAGAGGACGACGCCTACCGGCCGCTCAAGAGCCTCCTCGACGGCGGGCTGCGGCGCCGCCCCGCCAACACGCTGGTGTACGCCACCTCGAACCGGCGGCACCTGGTGAGAGAGCGCCTCCGCGACCGCCCCGACCCGCTCGACGACGACGTGCACGCCTGGGACACGACCCAGGAGCGGCTGGCGCTGGCGGACCGCTTCGGGCTCGTCATCACCTTCCCGGGGGCCGACCAGCGCCGCTACCTGGAGCTCGTGCGCGCCCTCGCCGCGGCGCGGGGCCTCGCGGTCGACGCGGACCTGGTCGAGCGGGCCTTGCGCTTCGCCGACTGGAACAACGGGCTGTCGGGCAGGACGGCCAGGCAGTTCGTGGACAGCCAGTGA
- a CDS encoding FAD-dependent oxidoreductase: MALRVALATLLVTLAAHGAAQAPAGGSSRLGPSDPGAGGTAYFDVVVYGSEPEGIVAAVAAAEEGARTLLVTGDVRLGGLFVLGELNMLDMRTQPFNYQRGLFERWWRLVGAHDAFDVLRAERAFERLLDEAGVEVWRGVGSVAPRLESGRLRGLTLGARRVAVNALQVIDASANADLAAAAGAPFDFGWERFGVDQRQADTLVLNVGGVDWAALRRGIAARGRSYASMRDTVAWGHFGGVPAAYVATREGTRLRGLNLGLQEDGSVLINALLLYGLDPLDPSSLDAGRDKGLAEGEAIVAYLREHLPGFERARLAGAAQELYVREARHLLADCVLSADDVLSNRVTPHDVAAGGYPLDAQSLTPQDAGFVWGAPDIYGGRLCMLVSSQVEGLWVVGKSAGYDPVAFASARVVPFGMAMAEAAGVAAAAAVRLELPAHDVVHDDEHLQLVRRRLTARGALLPEVRERPPVGPTRHPAYSAFRVLVARGLAVGGYDNDPKLDTPMTSLSFAYLLGHVGTRFYFHRDLASRLVAATLELTGGDAAAPLTASLAARLLAEAACVMSHCPDGDDWPAVRAAGLADFDPPHGTLTRGDAYRLAAALATRGRQRR; encoded by the coding sequence ATGGCCCTGCGGGTCGCCCTCGCTACGCTGCTGGTTACGCTGGCGGCGCACGGCGCCGCGCAGGCGCCGGCCGGGGGGTCGAGCCGACTTGGCCCCAGCGACCCCGGCGCGGGCGGGACGGCCTACTTCGACGTCGTCGTGTACGGGAGCGAACCGGAGGGGATCGTCGCCGCCGTGGCCGCCGCCGAGGAGGGGGCGCGCACGCTCCTCGTGACAGGCGACGTCCGCCTCGGCGGCCTGTTCGTCCTCGGCGAGCTGAACATGCTCGACATGCGCACGCAACCGTTCAACTACCAGCGCGGATTGTTCGAGCGGTGGTGGCGCCTCGTGGGCGCCCACGACGCGTTCGACGTCCTCAGGGCCGAGCGCGCCTTCGAGCGGCTGCTCGACGAGGCGGGCGTGGAGGTATGGCGTGGCGTCGGCTCGGTGGCGCCGCGGCTCGAGTCCGGTCGGCTCCGCGGCCTGACGCTCGGGGCTCGGCGCGTGGCCGTCAACGCGTTGCAGGTCATCGACGCCTCCGCCAACGCCGACCTCGCCGCCGCCGCCGGCGCGCCGTTCGACTTCGGTTGGGAGCGCTTCGGCGTCGACCAGCGGCAGGCGGACACGCTGGTGCTCAACGTCGGCGGGGTCGACTGGGCGGCGCTCAGGCGCGGGATAGCGGCGCGGGGCCGGTCGTACGCCAGCATGCGCGACACGGTGGCGTGGGGGCACTTCGGCGGCGTGCCCGCCGCCTACGTGGCGACGCGCGAAGGCACCCGCCTCAGGGGCCTCAACCTCGGCCTGCAGGAAGACGGCAGCGTGCTGATCAACGCCCTGCTCCTGTACGGCCTCGACCCGCTCGACCCCAGCAGCCTCGACGCCGGCCGCGACAAGGGCCTGGCCGAGGGCGAGGCGATCGTCGCCTACCTCAGGGAGCACCTCCCGGGCTTCGAGCGGGCGCGGCTGGCCGGCGCCGCCCAGGAACTCTACGTGCGCGAGGCGCGCCACCTCCTGGCCGATTGCGTCCTGAGCGCCGACGACGTCCTCTCGAACCGCGTGACGCCCCACGACGTCGCGGCCGGCGGTTACCCGCTGGACGCGCAGAGCCTCACTCCGCAGGACGCGGGCTTCGTGTGGGGCGCGCCCGACATCTACGGCGGGCGGCTCTGCATGTTGGTCAGCTCACAGGTGGAGGGGCTCTGGGTCGTCGGCAAGAGCGCCGGCTACGACCCCGTCGCCTTCGCTTCGGCGCGCGTCGTCCCGTTCGGGATGGCCATGGCGGAGGCGGCGGGCGTGGCGGCGGCGGCGGCGGTGCGGCTCGAACTGCCCGCCCACGACGTCGTCCACGACGACGAACACCTGCAGCTGGTGCGCCGACGCCTGACCGCCAGGGGGGCGCTGCTCCCCGAGGTGCGGGAGCGCCCACCGGTCGGCCCCACGCGACACCCGGCGTACTCCGCCTTCCGGGTGTTGGTGGCGCGCGGCCTGGCCGTGGGAGGCTACGACAACGACCCGAAGCTCGACACCCCCATGACGTCGCTGTCGTTCGCTTACCTCCTGGGTCACGTCGGCACGCGCTTCTACTTCCACCGCGACCTGGCGAGCCGGCTGGTGGCCGCGACCCTCGAACTGACGGGCGGCGACGCCGCCGCGCCGCTGACGGCCTCGCTGGCGGCGCGCCTGCTCGCCGAGGCCGCCTGCGTCATGAGCCATTGCCCCGATGGCGACGACTGGCCGGCCGTCCGAGCGGCCGGGCTCGCCGACTTCGACCCGCCCCACGGCACCCTCACGCGCGGCGACGCCTACCGACTGGCGGCGGCGTTGGCCACCCGGGGCCGGCAACGGCGCTAG
- a CDS encoding deoxyguanosinetriphosphate triphosphohydrolase, with amino-acid sequence MLMTREQLERNERQTLAPYATLAAGSRGRIHAEGESAYRTAFQKDRDRVVHTSAFRRLEYKTQVFVNYEGDYYRTRLTHTLEVAQVATSIARALGLNEDLSETIALAHDLGHPPFGHAGEKSLDTLAAGVGGFDHNRQSLRIVTKLERRYPGFPGLNLTWETLEGIMKHETEYDVPDPSWEPDVQPSLEAQVVNVADEVAYNAHDLDDGLRSGHLRPAGVAEVPIVGELFSRLGLSAERFDSSQRYVLIRELLGDVITDVVHATHARLTEREVTDLDGVRQAPGKLLAPSEGMARRLGELKEYLYANFYFHHRLIRMTRKAHLILERIYHAYVETPDMLPPDVAAQAPELGLERAVTDYIAGMTDRYANEEYRRLFDPLALT; translated from the coding sequence ATGCTGATGACGCGTGAACAGCTCGAGCGCAACGAGCGGCAGACCCTGGCGCCGTACGCCACCCTGGCGGCGGGCTCGCGCGGGCGCATCCACGCCGAGGGCGAGAGCGCCTACCGGACGGCGTTCCAGAAGGACCGCGACCGGGTCGTGCACACGAGCGCGTTCAGGCGCCTCGAGTACAAGACGCAGGTGTTCGTCAACTACGAGGGCGACTACTACCGCACGCGCCTCACCCACACGCTCGAGGTGGCGCAGGTCGCCACGAGCATCGCGCGAGCGCTCGGGCTGAACGAAGACCTGAGCGAGACGATAGCCCTGGCGCACGACCTGGGGCACCCGCCGTTCGGGCACGCGGGCGAGAAGTCGCTCGACACGCTCGCCGCGGGGGTCGGCGGCTTCGACCACAACCGGCAGAGCCTGCGCATCGTCACGAAGCTCGAGCGGCGTTACCCGGGCTTCCCCGGCCTCAACCTCACGTGGGAGACGCTCGAGGGCATCATGAAGCACGAGACGGAGTACGACGTGCCCGACCCGAGCTGGGAGCCGGACGTGCAGCCGTCGCTGGAGGCGCAGGTCGTCAACGTGGCGGACGAGGTCGCCTACAACGCGCACGACCTCGACGACGGCCTGCGCTCCGGCCACCTGCGGCCGGCCGGGGTGGCGGAGGTCCCGATCGTGGGCGAGCTGTTCTCACGCCTGGGGTTGAGCGCCGAGCGCTTCGACTCGTCGCAGCGTTACGTCCTCATCCGCGAGCTGCTGGGCGACGTTATCACAGACGTCGTCCACGCCACTCACGCGCGCCTGACCGAGCGGGAGGTCACGGACCTCGACGGGGTGCGGCAGGCGCCCGGCAAACTGCTGGCGCCGTCGGAAGGCATGGCGCGGCGGTTGGGTGAACTCAAGGAGTACCTCTACGCCAACTTCTACTTCCATCACCGCTTGATCCGCATGACGCGCAAGGCGCACCTCATACTCGAGCGCATCTACCACGCCTACGTCGAGACGCCCGACATGCTGCCGCCCGACGTGGCCGCCCAGGCGCCCGAGCTCGGGCTCGAGCGGGCCGTCACCGACTACATCGCCGGCATGACCGACCGCTACGCCAACGAGGAGTACCGCCGGCTCTTCGATCCGCTCGCCCTCACCTGA
- a CDS encoding cob(I)yrinic acid a,c-diamide adenosyltransferase encodes MKIYTRTGDDGSTALFGGARVGKDDARVEAYGTVDEANAALGLARAELARDAAAAAATGGADAKAGFAKLDADLARLQSLLFDLGADLATPGGTRTRAFIQPILPEDVEHLEALIDEYSLELPPLTHFILPGGTPASGAFQLARATIRRAERHAVALARGEEVGESVLPLLNRLSDLFFVLARVACLRAGVPEVIWQARKPERKRPADG; translated from the coding sequence ATGAAGATCTACACACGCACGGGCGACGATGGCAGCACCGCCCTGTTCGGCGGGGCGCGCGTGGGCAAGGACGACGCGCGGGTGGAGGCCTACGGCACCGTGGACGAGGCCAACGCGGCGCTCGGCCTGGCGCGAGCCGAGCTGGCACGGGACGCCGCGGCGGCAGCCGCCACGGGGGGCGCCGACGCCAAGGCGGGCTTCGCCAAGCTCGACGCCGACCTGGCGCGGCTGCAGAGCCTGCTCTTCGACCTCGGGGCGGACCTCGCCACCCCCGGCGGCACGCGGACGCGCGCCTTCATCCAACCGATACTGCCGGAGGACGTCGAGCACCTCGAGGCGCTCATCGACGAGTACTCGCTCGAGTTGCCGCCGCTCACGCACTTCATACTGCCGGGTGGCACCCCGGCATCGGGTGCGTTCCAGCTGGCGCGCGCCACCATCCGCCGGGCGGAACGGCACGCGGTCGCGCTCGCCCGCGGGGAGGAGGTGGGGGAGAGCGTGCTGCCGTTACTCAACCGGCTCTCCGACCTGTTCTTCGTGCTGGCACGCGTGGCGTGCCTGCGGGCCGGGGTGCCGGAGGTCATCTGGCAGGCGCGCAAGCCCGAGCGCAAGCGCCCCGCGGACGGCTAG
- the ispG gene encoding flavodoxin-dependent (E)-4-hydroxy-3-methylbut-2-enyl-diphosphate synthase, whose amino-acid sequence MDQTPRRQTPTTWVGGVPVGAGHPVVVQSMTNTDTADAAATAEQVAALWRAGSEIVRVTVNDTRAAAAVPELRERLADMGVTAPIVGDFHFNGHALLTAHPAMAANLDKYRINPGNVGPGRRHDANFLTIIDVAKDNGKPVRIGVNWGSLDQALLTSMMDDNGRLPEPKPGHEVLLEALIESALRSAEAAEAHGLGHDRIVLSAKVSGVRDLWEVYRRLAARCDYPLHLGLTEAGMGVKGTVSSTAALAPLLAEGIGDTIRVSLTPDPGAPREREVEIAQEVLQALDLRRFAPSVTACPGCGRTTSTLFQEMARDIQAHLKAAMPAWKERYPGVEGLKVAVMGCVVNGPGESKHADIGISLPGTGESPRAPVYQDGKLLTTLQGPDIAGDFNRLLDDYVRTRYGVPDPAGA is encoded by the coding sequence ATGGACCAGACCCCGAGACGCCAGACTCCGACGACCTGGGTGGGCGGCGTCCCCGTGGGCGCCGGCCACCCCGTCGTCGTGCAGTCGATGACGAACACCGACACGGCCGACGCCGCCGCCACGGCGGAGCAGGTGGCCGCGCTGTGGCGGGCCGGCAGCGAGATCGTGCGCGTGACCGTCAACGACACGCGCGCCGCCGCGGCCGTCCCGGAGCTGAGGGAGCGCCTCGCCGACATGGGCGTGACGGCGCCCATAGTTGGCGACTTCCACTTCAACGGCCACGCGCTGCTCACCGCCCACCCCGCCATGGCCGCCAACCTCGACAAGTACCGCATCAACCCAGGCAACGTGGGGCCGGGCAGGCGCCACGACGCGAACTTCCTGACCATCATCGACGTGGCGAAGGACAACGGCAAACCCGTGCGGATCGGCGTCAACTGGGGCTCGCTCGACCAGGCGCTGCTCACGAGCATGATGGACGACAACGGCAGGTTGCCCGAACCGAAGCCCGGGCACGAGGTACTGCTGGAGGCCCTCATCGAGTCCGCGCTGCGGTCCGCCGAGGCGGCCGAGGCGCACGGCCTGGGGCACGACCGCATCGTCCTGAGCGCCAAGGTGAGCGGCGTGCGCGACCTGTGGGAGGTCTACCGCCGCCTGGCCGCGCGCTGCGACTACCCGCTCCACCTCGGCCTCACGGAGGCCGGCATGGGCGTGAAGGGGACCGTCTCGAGCACGGCGGCCCTGGCGCCCCTCTTGGCCGAGGGGATCGGCGACACCATCAGGGTGTCCCTCACGCCGGACCCGGGGGCGCCGCGGGAGCGCGAGGTGGAGATCGCCCAGGAGGTACTGCAGGCGCTCGACCTGCGGCGCTTCGCCCCGAGCGTGACGGCGTGCCCGGGGTGCGGTAGGACCACCAGCACGCTGTTCCAGGAGATGGCCCGCGACATCCAGGCGCACCTCAAGGCGGCCATGCCCGCCTGGAAGGAGCGCTACCCGGGCGTCGAGGGGCTCAAGGTGGCCGTCATGGGCTGCGTGGTGAACGGCCCCGGCGAGTCGAAGCACGCCGACATCGGCATCAGCCTGCCGGGCACCGGCGAGTCGCCCCGCGCGCCGGTCTACCAGGACGGCAAGCTGCTGACCACGCTGCAAGGCCCCGACATCGCCGGCGACTTCAACCGCCTCCTCGACGACTACGTCAGGACCCGCTACGGCGTCCCCGACCCCGCCGGCGCCTGA
- a CDS encoding protease complex subunit PrcB family protein, translating into MPRTWLLVATSLLLLGGCVPTSALKMHDLYVYGVENARYTYFYGQTGELLYGNRSLTLAEPDAAQAGGGRPFAVAGALMVDGGPYLRQSLERLEGAPIAVSRLLFTTDVRLELGADVSEVVYFDGQSYLRLLDEGQAGTVQRVVPRPRLNRLRGLGELSGAEADALAAALEARGRPFALAVLPTASLPTHPVDGLSEHSRTGVFVQLGVEVSEEVAGGAAEELTWEVVARGSQAVGFQGASYQLVTSRDELIALWQRAYGSQLTVPPLPELDYRRETVVALFLGSKPTGGYGVDVVDARDEGGELYLDLRLTEPGPGTITTQALTSPWLVLRVLRAGYQAAWLRDAASGNLVGVARREQ; encoded by the coding sequence ATGCCCAGAACCTGGCTGCTGGTGGCCACCTCGCTGCTGCTCTTGGGAGGCTGCGTGCCGACCTCGGCGTTGAAGATGCACGACCTCTACGTCTACGGCGTCGAGAACGCGCGCTACACCTACTTCTACGGCCAGACCGGGGAGCTGCTATACGGCAATCGGTCACTCACGTTGGCGGAGCCGGACGCCGCGCAGGCCGGCGGCGGGCGACCGTTCGCCGTGGCCGGCGCCCTCATGGTCGACGGCGGGCCGTACCTGCGCCAGTCACTCGAGCGCCTCGAGGGGGCGCCTATCGCCGTGAGCCGCTTGCTCTTCACGACGGACGTGCGCCTGGAGCTCGGCGCCGACGTGAGCGAGGTCGTCTACTTCGACGGTCAGTCGTACCTGCGCCTCCTCGACGAGGGGCAGGCCGGCACCGTCCAGCGCGTCGTGCCGAGACCGCGCCTCAACCGGCTGAGGGGCCTCGGCGAGCTGAGCGGCGCCGAAGCCGACGCGCTGGCCGCGGCTCTGGAGGCGCGGGGCCGGCCGTTCGCGCTCGCAGTGCTTCCCACGGCGAGCCTGCCGACCCACCCCGTCGACGGCCTCTCGGAGCACAGCCGAACCGGGGTGTTCGTCCAACTCGGGGTGGAGGTCAGCGAGGAGGTCGCCGGCGGCGCCGCCGAGGAGCTCACGTGGGAGGTGGTGGCGCGCGGCAGCCAGGCCGTCGGGTTCCAGGGCGCCAGTTACCAGCTCGTCACGAGCCGGGACGAGCTCATCGCCCTGTGGCAGCGCGCCTACGGCAGCCAGCTGACGGTGCCCCCGCTGCCCGAGCTCGACTACCGCCGCGAGACCGTCGTGGCGCTCTTCCTCGGCAGCAAGCCCACGGGCGGTTACGGCGTCGACGTCGTCGACGCGCGCGACGAGGGGGGCGAGCTCTACCTCGACCTGCGGCTGACCGAGCCCGGTCCCGGCACCATCACCACCCAGGCGCTCACGAGCCCGTGGCTGGTCCTGCGCGTGCTGCGCGCGGGTTACCAGGCCGCATGGCTGCGCGACGCGGCGAGTGGCAACCTCGTGGGGGTGGCCAGGCGGGAACAGTGA
- a CDS encoding cation-transporting P-type ATPase, which translates to MADVATRRESPAAPAYGGEAPWAETADAVACLLGVDPAAGLAGADALERLRRHGENVAAATTPRAWWRVLLDQFKGALVALLAAAAALSAGFGEWAEAGAILAVLALNAAIGFATQLKAVRSVEALRRLGAPTARVRRDGRLLVVPAATLVPGDVLIVEAGDLVGADARLVKASRLEADESSLTGESVPVAKAVAAIRRAAEVHERAPMLHMGTAVTRGAGEAVVVATGAASELGRVGRLVGTAAPPGTPLEARLAGLAHRLLWLTLVVAVTVTLTGIGSGKGWLVLVQTAIALAVATVPEGLPVIATLTLAGGVRRMARRNALVNRLAAVETLGATSVIITDKTGTLTENRLRVAQMWLPSGVVTLGEGGPLDPSAARVGAVPPPPATQPAGATETELDAELRHALTLAALCVTAELPAGAEPGAGVGDPLELALLAAARDAGVERASVLARHPELAQESFDADTRLMATVHRGAVAEGTGSDVWMAVKGAPGEVVSRAVEVVAAGGGRREPLTAAARELWLERNRELAARGWRVLALAERRAAAPPPSPYEGLALVGLVALADPPRAGVKEAVARCRAAGIRVLMATGDQAVTAARVAEEVGLDGGAGVLDGRAVATLLEGGAAGRRELAAAGVLARLSPEQKLRLVELHQERGDVVAMTGDGVNDAPALRRADIGVAMGLRGTEVAREAADMVLLDDAFPTIVAAVEEGRAIFESIRAFVVYLLSCNLSEVLVIGVAGLAGYPLPLLPLQILFLNLVTDVLPALALGAGRGDDRGGARSMTRPPRPADEPLLAGRHWRSVVGYGSLLTTVTLGAFLAAFRLPGATTATAVTVAFLVLALGQVWHVFNMREPGAAASGSRPARDGWLWSAALTCSAVLGLAVALPGPRELLGVELLGAGGWALVAVGGLLPLLLGRLCKALGLGRVA; encoded by the coding sequence GTGGCGGACGTCGCGACCAGGCGGGAGTCACCCGCCGCCCCCGCGTACGGTGGGGAGGCGCCCTGGGCGGAGACCGCCGATGCGGTCGCCTGCCTGCTCGGGGTGGATCCGGCGGCGGGCCTGGCAGGGGCCGACGCCCTCGAGCGGCTGCGCCGTCACGGCGAGAACGTCGCCGCCGCCACGACGCCGCGCGCCTGGTGGCGGGTCCTGCTCGACCAGTTCAAGGGCGCCCTGGTGGCGCTGCTGGCCGCCGCGGCGGCACTCTCGGCCGGCTTCGGCGAGTGGGCCGAGGCGGGCGCGATACTGGCGGTGCTCGCCCTAAACGCCGCCATCGGGTTCGCCACGCAGCTGAAGGCCGTGCGGTCCGTCGAGGCGCTCAGGCGCCTGGGGGCGCCGACCGCCCGGGTGCGCCGCGACGGCCGGCTCCTGGTCGTGCCGGCCGCGACGCTCGTGCCCGGCGACGTCCTGATCGTCGAGGCCGGTGACCTGGTGGGCGCCGACGCACGCCTCGTCAAGGCGAGCAGGTTGGAGGCCGACGAGTCGAGCCTGACGGGGGAGTCGGTGCCGGTAGCCAAGGCGGTCGCCGCGATCCGAAGGGCGGCGGAGGTGCACGAGCGAGCCCCGATGCTCCACATGGGTACCGCCGTCACGCGGGGGGCGGGCGAGGCGGTCGTCGTCGCGACCGGCGCGGCGAGCGAGCTCGGCCGGGTCGGGCGGCTGGTCGGCACCGCCGCGCCGCCCGGCACCCCGCTGGAGGCGCGCCTCGCCGGGTTGGCGCACCGCCTGCTCTGGCTCACCCTCGTCGTCGCGGTGACCGTGACCCTCACCGGGATCGGGAGCGGCAAGGGTTGGCTGGTGCTGGTGCAGACGGCCATCGCGTTGGCGGTGGCCACGGTCCCGGAGGGGTTGCCGGTCATCGCGACGCTCACGTTGGCGGGCGGCGTGAGGCGCATGGCGCGCCGCAACGCCCTCGTCAATCGGCTGGCCGCGGTGGAGACGCTCGGCGCGACGAGCGTGATCATCACCGACAAGACGGGGACGCTGACCGAGAACCGCCTCAGGGTCGCGCAGATGTGGTTGCCTTCCGGAGTCGTGACCCTCGGTGAGGGCGGGCCGCTTGACCCGAGCGCGGCGCGGGTCGGCGCGGTGCCGCCTCCGCCGGCAACGCAGCCGGCGGGGGCGACCGAGACGGAACTCGACGCGGAGCTCCGCCACGCCCTCACCCTCGCGGCTCTCTGCGTGACGGCCGAACTGCCCGCGGGGGCCGAGCCCGGCGCGGGCGTCGGCGACCCGCTGGAACTGGCCCTCCTCGCGGCGGCCCGAGATGCCGGCGTCGAGCGCGCGAGCGTCCTGGCGCGTCACCCCGAGCTGGCGCAGGAATCGTTCGACGCCGACACGCGCCTGATGGCCACCGTGCACCGCGGGGCGGTCGCCGAGGGGACCGGCTCGGACGTGTGGATGGCGGTGAAGGGAGCCCCGGGCGAGGTCGTGAGCAGGGCCGTGGAGGTCGTAGCGGCAGGGGGAGGACGGCGTGAACCGCTGACGGCGGCCGCGCGCGAGCTGTGGCTCGAGCGGAACCGCGAGCTCGCGGCGCGCGGCTGGCGGGTGCTCGCGCTGGCCGAGCGCCGCGCCGCCGCGCCGCCGCCATCGCCCTACGAGGGGTTGGCGCTGGTGGGCCTGGTCGCGTTAGCCGACCCGCCGCGCGCGGGCGTGAAGGAGGCCGTCGCCCGCTGTCGCGCCGCAGGCATCCGCGTGCTCATGGCGACCGGCGATCAGGCCGTCACGGCGGCGCGCGTGGCGGAAGAGGTCGGTCTCGACGGGGGCGCCGGTGTGCTCGACGGCCGGGCGGTCGCGACCCTCCTCGAAGGCGGCGCGGCGGGCCGCCGCGAGCTGGCGGCCGCCGGCGTGCTCGCGCGGCTCTCGCCGGAACAGAAGCTCCGGCTGGTGGAGCTTCACCAGGAGCGCGGCGACGTGGTCGCCATGACGGGTGACGGCGTCAACGACGCGCCCGCCCTTCGCAGGGCCGACATCGGGGTGGCCATGGGTCTGCGGGGCACGGAGGTCGCGCGCGAGGCCGCCGACATGGTCTTGCTCGACGACGCCTTCCCGACGATCGTCGCGGCGGTGGAGGAGGGCCGCGCCATCTTCGAGTCCATCCGCGCCTTCGTCGTCTACCTGCTGTCCTGCAACCTGAGCGAGGTGCTCGTCATCGGCGTGGCGGGCCTGGCGGGCTACCCGCTGCCGCTACTGCCACTGCAGATCCTCTTCCTGAACCTGGTCACCGACGTGTTGCCGGCCTTGGCGCTCGGGGCCGGTCGCGGCGATGACCGCGGCGGCGCCCGCTCCATGACGAGGCCGCCACGCCCCGCCGACGAGCCGCTGCTGGCCGGCCGGCACTGGCGGAGCGTCGTGGGTTACGGTTCCCTGCTGACGACCGTGACGCTAGGGGCGTTCCTCGCCGCCTTCCGGCTCCCCGGCGCCACCACCGCCACCGCCGTCACCGTCGCCTTCCTCGTGCTGGCGCTCGGCCAGGTGTGGCACGTCTTCAACATGCGCGAGCCGGGCGCCGCCGCCTCCGGATCGCGGCCCGCCCGTGACGGCTGGCTGTGGAGCGCCGCGCTGACCTGTAGCGCCGTCCTGGGCCTGGCCGTCGCGCTGCCCGGCCCGAGGGAGCTCCTTGGCGTCGAGCTCCTCGGCGCGGGCGGCTGGGCGCTGGTGGCGGTCGGCGGGCTGCTGCCGCTGCTGCTGGGCCGGCTCTGCAAGGCGCTCGGGTTGGGCCGGGTGGCGTGA
- a CDS encoding histidinol phosphate phosphatase yields the protein MRTTLLAEFLDTCVRTAHEAGRLTLGYFGTDPEAEFKADDSPVTQADRAAEELIRARLEAAYPDHGLVGEEWGVARESAPLKWYIDPIDGTKSFMRGVPLYAVLLGLEEEGEPVVGAAYFPALGEMLYAAKGLGAHLNGRRVRVRDTPTLARSFVSFTDAASFAPHGRAAAWERIAAASYYRVGWSDAYGHALVASGRLELMLDPVLNPYDAGPFGVILPEAGGYFGDWSGRPGIHGGEGLSTSLRLLPEVLALIAG from the coding sequence ATGCGAACGACCCTGCTCGCCGAGTTCCTCGACACCTGCGTGCGCACCGCCCACGAGGCCGGCCGCCTCACCCTCGGCTACTTCGGCACCGACCCGGAGGCCGAGTTCAAGGCGGACGACTCGCCCGTCACCCAGGCCGACAGGGCCGCCGAGGAGCTGATCCGGGCGCGGCTGGAGGCGGCCTACCCCGACCACGGGCTGGTGGGTGAGGAGTGGGGGGTGGCGCGCGAGTCGGCCCCCCTCAAGTGGTACATCGACCCGATCGACGGCACCAAGAGCTTCATGCGCGGCGTGCCCCTCTACGCCGTGTTGCTCGGCCTCGAGGAGGAAGGGGAACCGGTCGTCGGCGCCGCTTACTTCCCGGCCCTCGGAGAGATGCTCTACGCCGCCAAGGGCCTTGGCGCTCACCTCAACGGCCGCCGCGTCCGCGTGAGGGACACGCCGACGCTGGCGCGGTCGTTCGTGTCGTTCACGGACGCGGCCTCGTTCGCGCCCCACGGGCGCGCCGCCGCCTGGGAGCGCATCGCCGCCGCCAGCTACTACCGCGTCGGCTGGTCGGACGCCTACGGCCACGCCCTCGTCGCCTCCGGGCGCCTGGAACTCATGCTCGACCCCGTGCTGAACCCGTACGACGCCGGACCGTTCGGCGTCATCCTGCCCGAGGCCGGCGGCTACTTCGGCGACTGGAGCGGCCGGCCCGGCATCCACGGCGGCGAGGGCCTTAGCACGTCGCTGCGGCTCCTGCCGGAGGTGCTCGCCCTGATCGCGGGCTGA